A genomic window from Parasteatoda tepidariorum isolate YZ-2023 chromosome 10, CAS_Ptep_4.0, whole genome shotgun sequence includes:
- the LOC139426849 gene encoding uncharacterized protein, protein MSVLRQLDNIRSENHPILDLIIHLLCSLHRNGFHVMFCWVPSHVGIPGNDLADSCAGSATDLFPLSVPFTDVKLHVRKFITSLWQQRWDLQTLNKLHSVKTNLDHLPVLHLRSSDVKLTRLRIGLTRLTHLHLLFGEPPPECSTCNVPLTIHHILITCPCFNQHRLKLFDSSILCIQDLLHDIHHPNIFAVLRVVGIFNSI, encoded by the coding sequence ATGAGCGTTTTGCGCCAGTTGGATAACATTCGCAGTGAAAATCATCCAATTTTAGATCTTATTATTCATTTGCTATGTAGTCTCCACAGAAATGGGTTTCATGTAATGTTTTGTTGGGTGCCGAGTCACGTAGGCATACCAGGAAACGACCTGGCCGATTCTTGCGCAGGTTCTGCCACTGATCTCTTTCCATTATCTGTGCCTTTTACGGATGTTAAACTGCATGTTCGAAAATTTATAACATCTTTATGGCAGCAAAGGTGGGATCTCCAAACTCTAAATAAGCTACATAGTGTTAAAACCAATTTGGATCATTTGCCTGTTCTGCACCTGCGTAGTTCAGACGTTAAACTCACTCGACTGCGAATCGGTCTCACCCGGTTAACACATCTTCATTTGCTGTTCGGAGAACCTCCCCCTGAATGCAGTACTTGTAACGTTCCTCTCacaattcatcatattttaataacgtGTCCATGTTTTAATCAACATcgtttaaagttatttgataGTTCCATTTTATGCATTCAAGATTTGTTGCATGACATTCACCATCCTAACATTTTTGCAGTTTTACGTGTCGTTGGCATTTTTAACagcatataa